The Toxorhynchites rutilus septentrionalis strain SRP chromosome 1, ASM2978413v1, whole genome shotgun sequence genome contains the following window.
CTTCACGCTTTTGGTGTTATTGAATCATATGCGGCTTCAAAGTCGATGAATAGATAAAGCATTTCTGGAGGATCTGGCGCAAGGTGAAGATTTGATCAATAGTAAcgtttgcatttaaaaaaatggactttttttcAGATGGAGGTAAAAAAACTAAgtcagataattgagtttgattaaTTTCCCACGAAAAAGTGACTCCAGAAATGCTTTATCAAAGTCGATGAATAGATAAAGCATTTCTGGAGGATCTGGCGCAAGGTGAAGATTTGATCAATAGTAAcgtttgcatttaaaaaaatggactttttttcAGATGGAGGTAAAAAAACTAAgtcagataattgagtttgattaaTTTCCCATGGgaggtaattatattagcttactagCAACAAAATTCTACGCTCTTGTGAGCGGCCTTTCGGCAATTAatcggaacattcgccatggcggacgaaaacatgtgtgtaagcatgtttttgagttcttccttcgttttatttatcaattccttctcagttttcacGACAAAATTGTTAGAGTAGATCTTAtacttcaggtttgcccagaaattctcgatgggacgcaactgggggacgttgggcgggtGTGTCAATTTGGGTACCaaatcgatattcagccgctccatctcctctaacgattgCTTCGAGTAGTtggccgacgccagatccggccagaacaccgcgtcttcacttttatggtatttcttgatgaacgacggaacttccggcaggcacttcgtactttaaatttccccgttcacggccagtccggaactaaagaagagcggctttgacatccccttctcgctgattgtcagccacagcagcaccttcttggggaacttggtgtgtaaAATAAACTCCACTTcgaagctcacttccttcgtgggggaagtaaaatacaaAGTGTCCTGCCaatcgttgccatccagggtaaTATAGGCCTCGTCGTCAATCACCACATCGCAGTTTACcgggaaaattgaattttctctttgttgactctAATTGTTAACAAACTGTAACTcaaaactgaatggaacaaacagcaaaagaattttttagtgtgaaatgtaatCTTGACAACGAGCAtatacttgaaattgtatgattgatattacgcgagatatcgatcactacaTCCATCTACCGAGAAAATGATGATGTCTTTTTCCCCAGCCTAATATATCACATGAAAAAGCAAGTTAATGACGCGGCTGTAAGTCGTATTGCTGAATTGCATCGAATACTCAACTTAAAAACCAATTCatgtttcattctttcgatATAATAACAAATTGTAAAATAGAATATATTTAGCGATTTATTATATAAACAAATATTTATTGTTACTTTTTATAACCTCTTCTATAGTTGTCGTAATCATAGTTCTTCATCCATTGTTTCAAATTCGAGTTACCTCTGAGCACGGCCGATCTCGAATCGACATCTCTCATTACGAACGGCGAATATCCAGCAGTATAATCGTCCCCGAGAGCATTGGTTTTAGCCTTTGCCTTGGCAGATATTCTTTGCATTGGTAGCGGTTGATCCTCGAACAATATCGGATTTGTTGAATGCTTACCACCATCAAACTTGGAAACCGGCCGATTTTTATGTCTTGCAGTCAATGGTCGCCTGGAATTAATGTGAATCATCTGCTGGCCATTCTCATCCAAGCTAACGGCTACCTTTTTAAGAGTCTTATTGCCACACTTTGGGCAGAACACTTTAGTTGAATCTGGTGTGGTTTTGAAGCAAGCGTAACATCTTAAGATATATGTTCGGGCATGTTTGATTACGCGCCCATCAAGGGCAGCAATGTTTAGTCCGATCTGCTTCAAAACATTCTGCATAGCAAAATCTGTTGTCATACAAGCGACAGGAGAAGGGTTGTCCTCCAATAGATTCAACCCAAAATCGCGTTTAACTTCTTTAATGTTCGAGGGAGTGATCCAACCTTCATCATCATTAGAATCTTCATCGTTGGAGTCATCTTCTTGATTGTCTTCATTTTCTGAATACTCTTCCTCGTGGATTTCTACCTCATAAGGTTTTTCAAAATCTGTTTCCAGATTCTGTTGTTCCCGGCCGTTTTCCACCTCTGAAGATTCCTCTTTATTCGCTTCCAGATTCTGCTGTAAAAGCGCTTCAAATCTTTCCACCTCTACAGTACTTAGTTCTGCAAAATTCTGCTCTAATTCATTGTCGTTGACGGCAGTGTCTACATCCGGCACCTCATCTTCTAATTCCTTCTGTTGACCCGAACATGGTTCACTTTCCAGCTGTTTCTTGACAGTCGCCTGCTTCCCGTTGTAAAATCCTGCAATCAGCGTCGAACCAACCAACTCCTGAGGCTTCCCACTCGAACATATGGTCCGCGCAATTTTAGGCTCATCAATGAGATGCTCCGTCCCGACATGTTGCTTCTCCAACTGATAAGTTAATGCCATAACTTTCAAATCCACCAAAGAAAGCGACGCAAAATCACCCGTCTTCTTGGCTACAGCCACAATCTTTGTCAGCACATCCGCATCGGGTTCCTTCACGATTAAACTGTACGGGAGCACGACCAACCGCTTCAGCTGGCGATCATTCTTGATTTCATCGACTACACCCTGGACGGTATAGCAGCATTCCGCGAAGTCCTGAATATCATAACAGTTAAATACTTCCATACAAATAGCATCGAAATTTACAAACCTGCAATTGGACGTTCTTAATGAACGCTGAGGTATCCACAACCAGGTGCGCAAATTTGGCCATCGTAATTATTTTTTAAGCCAGCATGCgataatgaaaacaaaacatctcAGCCACGTGAAGTTACTGTACAAACAGATGAGAAAAGGAAAAAAGTCTCAGGGGAAAACAAATTGTATGACAATCTGAGAACGCCGAAATGTCAAATTTTGAGTATTTATAGcaaacaaaaacaggaagtagaTTATTTCGTTAATTCTGTTAAGGTAAAGTATTGTAATAATAacataattctatttttttctgtttgaacGGGCTAACGTAGCTAGAAAGTCTTCACCGCCTCAACGTTATATCATTCAAGTTTAGGTTTAATAAGCGTATGAGAAAAAGAAAAAcctttcatgaaaaattgtttacgAGAGTATATCGATCATTCATTATATTATGATGTCCGTGCCACCTCTGATTCATCATCAGTGATTGCATGAACAAATCGATACGTAGGTCAATGTATACGACATCTAAACATTTATTACAGATATCTACAACAACAGTTCATGAGTATCTGGTGAGTCTTGGTTACGTAAACCGTTACGATGTAATGGATTCACAACATTTGATCGAATAACATTCAATAGATCGTATCTCCATCTGCAACTCGTTTTATAAACGCAACATAAACGGTATGAACCTTTTCCGTACATTGCTAAACTTAGTGATGCATGTCAACGAGCCGTTTCATCACCGACATGCGTTGTTGTACAAGAGATTCTGCAGGCTTGTTGAAAAGTTTACGGAAGACACAATTTCCTTTGAAGACACTGAAACCAGTGGATCCATTAAGATGCGTCCCATCAGTGAACTATCTTTACATGTAATTGACTTGTTGGTActtttcatttaaaatatgGATAATGAAATGAGTCAGAAGCAGATCTGAAATCCAAAGAGTTGCTTGTTTCATCTCTAACgttaaagatcacgagttcaattttcactcTCGACATTCCTCTTCCGCAAGTGAAGCTGTAATCCGAGTGACAAACCAGTCACAAGTTCTGAAAGTCTGTATGATACAGCCAAAACAATCTGACAGATCATATTTAATTGAGAAACtactgatggtgaagtgagcacggtgtGGAGTAAATAATTAAAGACTAACACCTGACAATATATAATagtgataaattctcataaatcgAGACCGGTGTTCAGCCTGTATCCTGTACTATTGCTGCACGGAACGCGGTACAAAACGAGACAGGAGTCGAAATAAATCAGGAACACATTTACACGATCGCGCTGATTAATGAGATGGTGTTTTTCGGAATAAATTGTTGTTTCCTTTTACTGTCAGTTGGTCGAAGAAGAATGTGAATATCATGGGTGTTCATTCTCAGTGATACTTTTTTACGAATGAATATggaaaataatgcaaaaacaAAATGTTCTGTTCTTGTTTTGGTTTCATGAACTTCAATTTAGTTAAATTTAGTTAGATGAACTTCAATTTAGTTCAAAGTAAGGAACATTggtaatcgcatataatattgTCTGAATATTTTGCTCTACCAGTGAAATAGTTCCTGACAGAGCCATACTCTAGAATAGACAGAATATTCGTTTAATAAAGCGTTTTGAGATCGTCTGGATGAGTTCCCCACTATGTACCGAATGATGAACTGAGAAATTTACCCCAAAAGCTGGTTCATCACCATTCATCATGGTTTGGAAAGGTATTCTTCGATATGAACTTCAGAAAAACCTATCGATGAATTTCAATGAATACCGCGCACACCTGGACCCGAACAAGTGTATTATCATTTgagttgaaaaaaatagattctTTGGATAGCATACAAAATCCAATCAGATTTTCAACAAGAAGCCAGAAGCATTAATCATCACGtcatccttttttttatttatgcacGAATCATCCAATTTATTTCAACGATGTTAAAGTTGCAGAGTTTGACACATTCGCTAGTAAAATAAATTATACATCTCTTTtagaattatttattttgattcaCGAGATTAACTTCGGCATGCGGGAGCTATAGATTAGAGTTTGATGGTGTATTGAGGATACaattcttgagctgattaatgccCAGATATATTCCAATTGTTAGCATCTCAGGTCAGTTAAAATGACAAACAACCGACTATCATTGTAAAACTAACAACGAATCGACCACGAGTAACCGAGTtactttttaatattaaaaatatagtaTGTGGGATCAGTTATAAAATTGCCAAACCTCAGCCCAGTAAAGCTAAAGCAAAAGGGCCCATATTccaaattgttggaaaaaaagaGTCACGCACAAGCCAGCTATTTACGACGTGCTATAAAATTACAGTTCAGCGGACATCATCTGTCAGTGTGGCTTTTCGACGGCGGGACGTGACGTCACAAACTTCAAACCAACTTGCAGCTCTTTTCTAATCGAGTTGTCTAAAAAAGTGGAAGCGAGTGGATTccaacagcaaacaaaatggtTAATATTTTAGTCAAATTTAGTAAAATGGTTAAGCCTAGGCAAAAATATTAAATGAACCCGGTTATTACGCGAATATGTGACCACAGTAACAAAAGCTTTGTCCATGCGAAATGTTTTTAGCGATGATTCTGTCCCATGTGTACTAGTTTGTGTTTGATATATAATCTCAATGATTTTATTCTACAATGTGGATATTAGTTAAACGGAAAAGAATACGAATACCGGCATTTAATATTATATGCTCTTACCGTTCGATAAAtggataaaaaattatatttgattttGTTATTGAAACATTATTTCGGAAAAGTTTGGTTATGTGAGTTATGTTGATAATTCATACGTATTCTTCAGGTTAAAGTCAAATGTTCGGAACTCAGAACGAAGGACAAGAAGGAGCTGACCAAGCAACTCGAGGAGCTCAAGACGGAGCTGCTCAACCTCCGTGTGGCTAAAGTCACCGGAGGAGCTCCTTCAAAGCTCTCCAAAATGTAAGTTTTGTTTGGGTTCAGTAAGCTGGACAGATGATTACTttcaatttgtttcttacagccGCGTTGTTCGCAAAGCCATCGCTCGAGTGTACATTGTGATGAACACAAAGACGAAGGAGAACTTACGCAAATTGTACAAAGGCAAGAAATACGTCCCACTGGATCTGCGCCCAAAGAAGACTCGCGCCATGCGTAAAGCTCTGTCTCCCGGTGAAGCCGCCCGGCTAACATTGAAGGAACAGCGGAAGCGCGCCAAGTTCCCCAAACGAACATATGCCGTGAAAGCCTAGGATATTTGATCAAATAAACGCTGGATAAGTCATTTCATGGTTTATTAACTTGATGTGTTGCtcgaatttttgagaaaaatcactTGACCTAGAATAACGACATTCATGTATGTGCAGGAGCGCGGAAATATAGGATGCGCTTGCAATTGTCAGAATCGACGGTCTCTCGAAATAAACTTGTGTTCCGCTGACCTGTTTTCCACCGATtgtccggttagtttgaaacatcggAGGCGATCCTTTAATTAAGTTTGCCTGGTGTACTACGTTTGTCCggataatttttgctttgaaatatgaaTATTATATTTCTAAGCAATAATCAACCGGGTAAGCGTAATGCATCAGGCGAACGTATTCCACCCCAAAGGATCGTCTCGACTGCTTCttactaaccgggcaatcagtggaaaacaggtttgcttgcgaaagGCCTCCGCTTCCAATGGTGAGTAGGCGGCCGACTAGGTGGCTTGAGGCCGCCTCGTGCCATTGCGGTGCCAAATCTTCATACACTCAGGTTTTTTACGCGCATTTTCTAATTAACGCAGTTTTTTAAGGTGCGAATCCCGCTCGTAAATGAAACCTGGCTGTATATACagatctcgtgtcacggtgtttgtggtCCAACTTGTCCAAAACGACTCGGCCGATTTTTATGAAATCATACACGAAAGCTTGGCATGCATGAGAATGCATATATTTAGGCGTTtccgaaatgtttcccaaaagaaaatatcagggacgcaaaccaaaacaaaataattctctgaaggtaTGCGACAGctaaaccaaacaactcgaaacaTTCTGAAAGCTGCACAGATAgctacacttagaaaaatccttggtcgaaaactaccaaatacatttgcaaacaatagtagaatgtacaaattttttgtacatattgtcaacccAAACctgcatccctaccagaggttagtatatttttcttgataacattagtaaacttgaatgttgtcatatatgaatatatatattgttGTCATAAaacaatacggaggtataaaaAGGATGTAATTCTAATACGTGCATTCTCGTTGGGAAAATGTAGCCAATATTGGGCttacgaatcatggttctgtttgacatatatgtttattagtacagtcgaaaatgactatagattggtagcatttaccaacaaattcgttatatttatttactaattatCTCTAGAAAAATTATCTAATTATctcagaaaacgagacgagcagacgcgcgctcgtctcgtttgttttcatattccagaagccgagctcgacaaaaaacagacgagtagctcgtctggctcgacgaccgtttggccgcgctcgtcgatgaatcagtcgaatcgtctagtttatttgatgtgtttgttcaccttgttgattgaagcATCGGaattcttctgctccgcctttatcttcaaaaattgtttcacggctaaactagtattgcataagcataGCTTTGACACTTGCTGTGTACACCTAGAtggctttctgttaaaattgagagcagctcgatgtaaattttcgtctgcagaaactAAGGTTCTTATTGTTATCGAGTAAGAataaggctaaggttactttggatagtagtacgcacgaaaatttgattgtacgaatagaaacaaacaattttgttcgatagaagctgacgaatacgaacgaagcaagggggaagcaatgtaaccacaccaatacaactcaatgtggttgtttagcttcactattgcatacaattcgtacgaccacttttctgcatccagtgtcaccgccgcctaaggTGACACTGCCTGCAGCTTCTTACGAAAATAAGGCTGCACGAAATGCATGCAAtcgtgagaagtaaacaactacatagaattgtattggtgtggttacattgcttcccacttgcttcgttcgaattcgccagcttctatcgaacagaATTTTTTGCTTCTCTTCGTCAGTTATCgcacaatcaagttttcgtgcgTGCTCCGATCCAGTGTCATCTCGAcctaatatttttagtttttttttgtgttgcgTGAATATTTTACCAAcacttctcttccagtttataGAATCAACGGTGAAATTTTCTCTCTCcagaaatataaatgaaaataaaatactaataaagtcgggtaagacggacactccaccgacaaaagacaagtatttaattttgaaaacaatttgattatctcctccttcttttattaacagatgcccagagcggtttttaaaacgtaatccgaatttgtcattccgaatgccggtagctattttagacatgaaaaaatgagaaaaattactaggcattctaggtgattttagtctagccttttggtttgatcatttttaaggcatatttgaagacTTCCACAACTTATCTAGTAtacaaacttgaattttcagttagtgtccatctttcccgccaagtgtccgtctttctcgactcaatcttattttttcaaagatgccggacacattcatttttcaaaatttccgctTCAAAGACAAATTTATCATAAAAAgccctagactatcaatttgtggtgagatagctatatattttttgttgaattCACGAATTCACTTATaataaaatagagctaacgag
Protein-coding sequences here:
- the LOC129761770 gene encoding 60S ribosomal protein L35, with amino-acid sequence MVKVKCSELRTKDKKELTKQLEELKTELLNLRVAKVTGGAPSKLSKIRVVRKAIARVYIVMNTKTKENLRKLYKGKKYVPLDLRPKKTRAMRKALSPGEAARLTLKEQRKRAKFPKRTYAVKA
- the LOC129776576 gene encoding RNA-binding protein NOB1, producing MAKFAHLVVDTSAFIKNVQLQDFAECCYTVQGVVDEIKNDRQLKRLVVLPYSLIVKEPDADVLTKIVAVAKKTGDFASLSLVDLKVMALTYQLEKQHVGTEHLIDEPKIARTICSSGKPQELVGSTLIAGFYNGKQATVKKQLESEPCSGQQKELEDEVPDVDTAVNDNELEQNFAELSTVEVERFEALLQQNLEANKEESSEVENGREQQNLETDFEKPYEVEIHEEEYSENEDNQEDDSNDEDSNDDEGWITPSNIKEVKRDFGLNLLEDNPSPVACMTTDFAMQNVLKQIGLNIAALDGRVIKHARTYILRCYACFKTTPDSTKVFCPKCGNKTLKKVAVSLDENGQQMIHINSRRPLTARHKNRPVSKFDGGKHSTNPILFEDQPLPMQRISAKAKAKTNALGDDYTAGYSPFVMRDVDSRSAVLRGNSNLKQWMKNYDYDNYRRGYKK